In Leptospira stimsonii, a single window of DNA contains:
- the zapE gene encoding AFG1/ZapE family ATPase produces the protein MILKNYTPIQEGAPNCPQCGGVGFSLTEHVPGTHSGVLSICHCISENCPCQGKPPWRVYDESLGKMVPCVCHNARMELGHLETIFKKSGIPPKYRYRTLDQTDHGPSVGISFTIAHSWANDLVQKWNDPDFKPHGLYLWGGPGTGKTLLACIILNELIFRYKTNCKYAKINRDFLNTLRETYQKDSETHGMEKTIETLFAEVEVLVLDDFGVQKESDWSNSKLYDLIDARYEQEKLTILTSNTSPAEWKDKAEGRIYSRLKEMTEEVHLECADYRLKISESGGKL, from the coding sequence ATGATTCTTAAGAATTACACACCAATTCAGGAAGGCGCCCCCAATTGTCCACAGTGTGGCGGTGTTGGATTCTCCCTTACCGAACATGTCCCGGGGACTCATTCCGGGGTCCTCTCGATCTGTCATTGTATTTCAGAGAATTGTCCCTGCCAAGGCAAACCTCCTTGGAGAGTCTATGACGAAAGTCTGGGCAAAATGGTTCCTTGCGTCTGTCATAACGCGAGAATGGAGTTAGGACACTTAGAAACTATATTCAAAAAATCTGGAATTCCCCCGAAGTATCGATATCGAACCCTTGATCAGACGGATCATGGTCCAAGCGTCGGAATTTCTTTTACGATCGCACATAGCTGGGCGAACGATCTCGTTCAGAAATGGAACGATCCGGACTTTAAACCGCACGGGTTGTATCTTTGGGGCGGGCCGGGGACCGGAAAGACGCTTTTAGCCTGTATCATCTTGAACGAACTCATTTTTCGATATAAGACAAATTGCAAGTATGCGAAGATCAACAGAGACTTTCTCAATACTCTGAGAGAAACTTACCAAAAAGATTCCGAAACTCACGGGATGGAAAAAACGATCGAAACACTTTTCGCCGAAGTCGAAGTATTGGTGTTAGACGATTTCGGAGTTCAGAAAGAATCGGATTGGTCCAATTCAAAGTTATACGATCTCATCGACGCGAGATACGAACAAGAAAAACTCACGATTCTTACTTCGAACACTTCTCCGGCGGAATGGAAAGACAAAGCGGAAGGTAGAATTTATTCCAGACTGAAAGAAATGACCGAAGAGGTCCATCTGGAATGCGCCGATTACCGGCTGAAGATTTCCGAGTCCGGGGGAAAATTATGA
- the fcpA gene encoding flagellar coiling protein FcpA produces the protein MKVMKSIFILLAVLGLNLSVLAQQNNQGGNQQANEAVEKIDELLKGELVPEDDDKNLTEEQKRRKKAIQEQEALWKNPDFKGYDKNFQELHQLSKAFANNKFRLALSNYQSGVNTVLKMRESVEQYRKEEAEKKRLDEKWYWQKVDRKAREDRVVSREKLVAKQQALNYFTKAINHLDEIKNPDLRERPEFKRLLSDTYRSWILTEYDLQNLPQCIPILELYIEIDENEKEYPAHKYLASCYAFEENMIKKYGGASEDQMFKYRYKKNVHLLRATELKYGKDSPEYKHIVNLVNKDEVISVRP, from the coding sequence ATGAAGGTGATGAAAAGCATATTCATTCTTCTGGCCGTGCTGGGACTCAACCTGTCTGTTTTAGCTCAGCAAAACAATCAGGGCGGTAATCAGCAAGCCAATGAAGCTGTAGAAAAAATTGACGAGCTGCTAAAAGGCGAGTTGGTTCCCGAAGACGATGACAAGAACCTCACGGAAGAGCAGAAACGTCGTAAAAAAGCAATCCAGGAACAAGAAGCTCTGTGGAAAAACCCTGACTTTAAGGGCTATGACAAAAATTTCCAAGAACTCCACCAGCTCTCCAAGGCATTCGCTAACAACAAATTTAGGCTGGCATTATCCAACTACCAATCGGGAGTAAACACAGTTCTCAAGATGAGAGAGTCTGTGGAACAATACCGCAAAGAAGAAGCCGAAAAAAAGCGTCTCGATGAGAAGTGGTACTGGCAAAAAGTCGACCGCAAAGCAAGAGAAGACCGTGTCGTATCACGTGAGAAACTCGTTGCTAAACAACAAGCTCTGAACTATTTCACTAAGGCGATCAATCACTTAGATGAAATCAAAAACCCGGACTTGAGAGAAAGACCAGAGTTTAAGAGACTTCTTTCCGATACTTACAGATCATGGATCCTCACTGAGTATGATTTACAAAATCTTCCACAGTGTATCCCCATTCTCGAACTCTACATCGAGATCGACGAGAATGAAAAGGAATATCCTGCTCACAAGTATCTGGCAAGTTGCTACGCTTTCGAAGAGAACATGATCAAGAAATACGGTGGAGCTTCTGAAGACCAGATGTTCAAATACCGTTACAAGAAAAACGTTCACCTCTTAAGAGCAACCGAGCTGAAATACGGAAAAGATTCTCCTGAATACAAACACATCGTAAACCTTGTTAACAAGGACGAAGTGATTTCAGTAAGACCTTAA
- a CDS encoding DNA alkylation repair protein, with amino-acid sequence MAELLKDLYTKEVLQKIAFSFSKEIKSVSEEEWIRRFKQKDWNRLELKQRIRRIAEVVSEELPKPFPKSIKPLLAITNTIERRLSGKEVFLSIFLGDVVEILGIEHPEESMIAFERITKLISCEFSIRPFLIRHPEVAWSRMLEWSLHSDPNVRRLSSEGSRPRLPWGMGIPGLKKDPKRTIPILQNLKDDPDEVVRRSVANHLNDISKDHPEIVLEIAESWVGTTKERDALLKHALRGLLKNGNQRALKIFGFGSRVNAKILNLNLKSKKVKIGGELLFRFNVVLEEKKKTNLRMEYKIEYAKDSGKTSKKVFQIEERLFDPKESVYYERKQSFKQMTTRVHVPGKHTLEIYINGEEKAKIEFQVIG; translated from the coding sequence ATGGCCGAGTTACTCAAAGACCTTTATACGAAAGAAGTTTTACAAAAAATCGCGTTCTCCTTTTCAAAAGAAATAAAATCGGTTTCGGAGGAAGAATGGATTCGAAGATTCAAACAAAAGGATTGGAATCGACTCGAATTGAAACAAAGAATTCGAAGAATCGCCGAAGTTGTCTCCGAAGAACTCCCGAAGCCGTTTCCTAAATCGATCAAGCCGCTTCTTGCGATAACGAATACGATAGAACGAAGATTGTCCGGTAAAGAAGTTTTTCTTTCCATCTTTCTCGGAGATGTGGTAGAAATTCTCGGAATCGAACATCCGGAAGAATCGATGATCGCCTTTGAAAGAATTACAAAACTCATCTCTTGCGAATTCTCCATCCGTCCTTTTTTAATCCGACATCCCGAAGTTGCTTGGTCTCGGATGTTGGAATGGTCTCTTCATTCGGATCCGAACGTGCGAAGATTGTCTTCGGAAGGAAGTCGGCCCAGACTTCCCTGGGGAATGGGAATTCCCGGATTAAAAAAAGATCCGAAGAGGACAATCCCCATTCTTCAAAATTTGAAAGACGATCCGGATGAGGTTGTCAGAAGGAGTGTCGCCAATCACCTGAATGATATTTCCAAAGATCATCCGGAAATTGTATTGGAGATCGCGGAGAGTTGGGTCGGAACTACGAAAGAAAGAGATGCACTTTTAAAACACGCACTTCGAGGCCTTTTGAAAAATGGAAATCAAAGGGCGCTAAAGATATTCGGATTCGGTTCCAGGGTAAATGCGAAAATTCTAAATCTGAATTTGAAATCAAAGAAAGTGAAGATCGGAGGCGAGCTTTTGTTTCGTTTTAACGTAGTCTTGGAAGAAAAAAAGAAAACGAATCTTAGAATGGAATATAAGATAGAATACGCAAAGGACTCCGGGAAAACTTCCAAGAAAGTTTTTCAAATTGAAGAAAGATTATTTGATCCGAAAGAATCCGTTTACTATGAAAGAAAACAATCCTTTAAACAAATGACAACTCGAGTTCACGTTCCGGGAAAACATACTTTAGAAATTTATATCAATGGAGAGGAGAAGGCGAAGATCGAATTTCAGGTGATTGGTTGA
- a CDS encoding TlyA family RNA methyltransferase, with translation MAKEKIRLDSLLLKKGYADTLEKARSLILSGSVLINEQKITKAGLQFSENSKIRILNVIPQYVSRGAYKLLKAFESFSVKAEGKVCIDLGASTGGFTEVLLEKGAWKVFACDVGYGQLAERVRNHPAVVVKDRFHLKNLSSSEIDWENEKNHVPNPNSILIVMDLSFISLRSVFPVLKIFRQEKNIPKIECVTLIKPQFEADPKDLVKGILRNSKIRWKVVRSLCKFLKLEIGASILGLEWSPIEGREGNKEVLLHWTL, from the coding sequence TTGGCCAAAGAAAAAATTAGACTCGATTCGCTACTCTTAAAGAAAGGTTACGCGGACACGTTGGAGAAAGCGAGAAGTCTGATTCTTTCGGGTTCCGTTTTGATAAACGAACAAAAAATAACCAAGGCCGGACTTCAGTTTTCGGAAAATTCCAAAATTCGAATATTGAACGTGATTCCTCAGTATGTAAGCCGAGGCGCGTACAAACTCTTAAAAGCATTCGAAAGTTTTTCTGTAAAGGCGGAAGGAAAGGTCTGTATCGATCTCGGTGCGTCCACAGGCGGGTTTACGGAAGTCCTTCTCGAAAAAGGGGCTTGGAAGGTTTTTGCGTGCGACGTCGGTTATGGGCAATTGGCAGAAAGAGTGAGAAATCATCCTGCGGTTGTCGTAAAGGATCGTTTTCATCTTAAGAATCTCTCCTCGTCCGAAATCGATTGGGAAAACGAAAAGAATCACGTTCCGAATCCGAATTCCATTTTAATAGTGATGGACTTGAGTTTCATTTCGCTTCGTTCCGTTTTTCCCGTTCTAAAAATATTTAGGCAAGAAAAGAATATTCCTAAAATTGAATGTGTTACTCTGATTAAACCTCAGTTCGAAGCCGATCCGAAAGATCTGGTGAAGGGTATACTTAGAAATTCGAAAATTCGCTGGAAGGTCGTTCGATCCTTGTGTAAATTTCTCAAATTGGAAATCGGAGCTTCCATCTTAGGTTTGGAATGGTCTCCGATCGAAGGGAGAGAAGGGAACAAGGAAGTGCTTCTGCATTGGACGTTATAG
- a CDS encoding polyprenyl synthetase family protein produces MSQSAFSEIFHSYRAAFENFLDTQTLFLLSKNSAPELFEAMKYSLMAGGKRLRPVLALAASGGFQVDSKNALFLGSSLECIHTYSLIHDDLPSMDNDDFRRGMPTLHKKFSESTAVLAGDALNSFAFYFLSFVEMENEDASLYKDLLEILHTGAGAPGMVSGQIYDLQMERENSIYSRNGNSEDRVGLVQLTHRLKTGSLIKASLLIGNRLRRDWRERATSLSKYGEDLGLLFQITDDILDVEGTQESLGKTPGKDVKAGKITYPALFGMDRCKEMVLDLQKNLISLSSEFVSTPEETIFFQELPIYIGQRKN; encoded by the coding sequence GTGAGCCAATCTGCGTTTTCAGAAATATTCCATTCTTATCGAGCGGCATTTGAGAATTTTTTAGATACTCAAACACTCTTTCTGTTGTCCAAAAATTCCGCACCGGAACTCTTTGAGGCGATGAAGTACAGCCTTATGGCCGGCGGAAAAAGGTTACGCCCTGTTTTGGCGCTCGCGGCTTCGGGCGGATTTCAAGTCGATTCTAAGAACGCTCTTTTTTTAGGCTCTTCTCTGGAATGTATTCATACGTATTCATTGATTCACGACGACCTCCCAAGTATGGATAACGACGATTTTAGACGAGGGATGCCGACTCTCCATAAAAAATTCTCCGAATCGACCGCCGTATTGGCCGGGGACGCGCTGAACTCTTTTGCTTTTTATTTTCTCTCATTCGTAGAGATGGAGAATGAGGATGCTTCCCTTTATAAAGATCTATTAGAAATTTTGCATACAGGCGCCGGGGCACCCGGGATGGTTTCAGGACAGATTTACGACTTACAAATGGAAAGGGAGAATTCGATCTATTCCCGAAACGGGAACTCGGAAGATCGAGTCGGGCTCGTTCAGTTGACTCATCGATTGAAAACGGGTTCTCTGATAAAAGCGTCTCTTTTGATCGGTAACCGTTTGCGAAGGGATTGGAGAGAACGAGCAACTTCTCTTTCAAAATACGGAGAGGACCTCGGATTGCTCTTTCAAATTACGGATGACATTCTCGACGTGGAAGGAACGCAAGAATCGCTCGGAAAGACACCGGGAAAAGACGTGAAAGCCGGAAAGATCACCTATCCCGCGTTATTCGGCATGGATCGTTGTAAAGAAATGGTTCTGGATTTACAGAAGAATTTAATTTCTCTCTCTTCAGAATTCGTTTCCACTCCCGAAGAAACAATTTTTTTCCAGGAACTACCGATCTACATTGGCCAAAGAAAAAATTAG
- a CDS encoding synaptic vesicle VAT-1 family membrane protein, translating into MQRTIALVRKKGSLENVELISEVLAEPSENEVQVEIHSIGLNFADLFAIQGLYSATPEGAFIPGLEYSGIVLATGKKVKNVKKKDKIMGVTRFGGYTSHLNIDSRYVFKLPSKWNFDQGAGFLVQGLTAYYALVALGDLQKGQTVLIHSAAGGVGILANRIAKKLGAFTIGTIGTPSKIELLKKEGYDRQIVRSNRFAKNLQESLSGKELDLVLECIGGKIFQESYDIMAPMGRMIVYGAAEMMGSGSSVNWARLAYKYLSRPKLDPMKMVSDNKSVMGFNLIWLYDRVEKLTKNLNGLVKLNLEPPLVGKTFPFEKIEDALKFFQTGTSVGKVVLKVKD; encoded by the coding sequence ATGCAAAGAACGATAGCTTTGGTTCGTAAAAAGGGATCTCTGGAAAACGTTGAATTGATAAGCGAAGTTCTCGCGGAACCTTCCGAAAACGAAGTTCAAGTCGAAATTCATTCGATCGGATTGAATTTCGCCGATCTTTTCGCGATTCAAGGGCTTTATAGCGCGACTCCGGAAGGAGCCTTTATTCCCGGTCTTGAATATTCCGGGATCGTCTTAGCAACGGGAAAAAAAGTTAAGAACGTAAAGAAAAAAGATAAGATCATGGGAGTGACTCGTTTCGGAGGGTACACTTCTCACTTGAATATCGATTCTAGATACGTTTTCAAACTTCCCTCAAAATGGAATTTCGATCAGGGCGCCGGTTTTTTAGTCCAAGGCTTGACCGCCTATTATGCATTAGTCGCTCTGGGAGATCTTCAAAAAGGACAAACAGTTTTGATCCATAGCGCCGCCGGCGGAGTTGGAATTCTTGCGAACAGAATCGCAAAAAAACTCGGGGCATTTACGATTGGAACGATCGGGACTCCGTCCAAGATAGAACTTCTTAAAAAAGAAGGTTATGATCGTCAGATCGTTCGTTCGAATCGATTCGCGAAGAATCTTCAAGAATCACTTTCAGGAAAAGAATTGGATCTGGTTTTGGAATGTATCGGTGGAAAAATCTTTCAGGAAAGTTACGATATTATGGCACCGATGGGAAGAATGATCGTATACGGAGCCGCTGAAATGATGGGATCCGGAAGTTCCGTGAATTGGGCGAGATTGGCTTATAAATATCTTTCCCGCCCGAAGTTGGATCCTATGAAAATGGTTTCAGATAATAAATCGGTCATGGGTTTCAATCTGATCTGGCTCTATGATCGAGTGGAAAAACTTACGAAGAATCTCAACGGTTTGGTAAAACTCAATTTGGAACCTCCTCTCGTTGGCAAAACGTTTCCATTTGAAAAAATTGAAGACGCCCTTAAATTCTTTCAAACTGGAACTTCAGTCGGGAAGGTCGTTTTAAAAGTGAAAGACTGA
- a CDS encoding neutral/alkaline non-lysosomal ceramidase N-terminal domain-containing protein — MKLLKFRDILWILFFFLLFPIFLGCSDSTTYVIKNKKPLVSPNTKGLFAGASKVDITPPPGLPLAGYSMLANTEKGFRTKIYARVIYIRKDQHAPLVLIQTDLLSGSLLLHHRLAERLSETTDISLGGIVLSGTHTHSAPGNFYENNFYNEFAGNKPGFEKDWYEFLEDRIYEATLKAFQAARPAKIATGKSNVWGLTRNRSIEAYAANRNSGIQEIKTEQIYDAVNPEMTMIRIDVNDKDGSFKPLAVYSTYSIHGTSIPSWNKVVNADVFAYPERELELKIKEEYKSDWEPLHAVSNATHGDNSPDYREDMQGFIESKRLGLEISRKSYELFQTLGKKLNADLTYSYNSKEVDVYESPKMGDAELCSRPVAGTALTGGAEDGMTPVLFWLPFWGEGWPRYIFTGGCQGHKRTAGSVFQYLVLPKKNFPHRMILQTARIGDTALLAVPFEVTNESGRRFSNAAFDAQKQRTSKSKENIIQTSVLSCTNGYFGYATTPEEYSKQHYEGGHTIYGPGTQPFLQAHLADLVKQMPAEGGKESFPSSWEFQLDTKRYMPDKKEARGSRELKEAPRLVLAEENLEKHWIFRYKDVNPSLIQFHQPLISIQYRDEKGEWKNLVQDGKLINDSGTEIDVRLQEESSEGMAIYEVRWFNPEFHSKRKYRFTIAPRGKEKDFYSPEF, encoded by the coding sequence TTGAAGCTTCTTAAATTTCGAGATATCCTATGGATTCTCTTTTTCTTTCTTTTATTTCCGATATTTCTGGGTTGTAGCGATTCTACAACGTATGTGATTAAAAATAAAAAACCTCTTGTATCTCCGAATACAAAAGGTCTTTTTGCCGGCGCATCGAAGGTGGATATAACTCCACCGCCCGGTCTTCCTCTTGCCGGTTACTCGATGCTCGCAAATACGGAGAAAGGATTTAGAACTAAAATTTATGCGAGGGTCATCTATATTAGGAAGGATCAACACGCACCCTTAGTTTTAATCCAAACCGATTTACTTTCCGGTTCTTTGCTTTTGCATCATCGATTAGCGGAAAGACTTTCTGAAACAACGGATATCAGCTTGGGAGGAATCGTTCTTTCGGGAACTCATACACATTCCGCACCTGGAAATTTTTATGAGAATAATTTCTACAATGAGTTTGCCGGAAATAAACCGGGCTTTGAGAAGGATTGGTATGAATTTTTAGAAGATAGAATTTATGAGGCTACGTTGAAAGCTTTTCAAGCCGCTCGACCGGCAAAGATTGCAACGGGAAAGTCGAATGTCTGGGGGCTTACAAGAAATCGTTCTATCGAAGCCTATGCGGCCAATCGTAATTCAGGAATTCAAGAAATCAAAACCGAACAAATCTACGACGCGGTCAATCCGGAGATGACGATGATCCGAATCGATGTGAACGATAAAGACGGTTCGTTCAAACCTCTCGCAGTTTATTCGACGTATTCGATTCACGGGACTTCGATACCGTCTTGGAACAAGGTAGTCAACGCGGATGTGTTCGCCTATCCGGAAAGAGAACTGGAATTAAAAATCAAAGAAGAATATAAGTCCGACTGGGAACCTTTACACGCGGTGTCTAACGCCACGCACGGAGACAATTCACCCGATTATAGGGAGGATATGCAAGGATTTATAGAATCAAAAAGGCTCGGTCTTGAAATATCACGAAAGTCTTATGAACTATTCCAAACCCTCGGTAAAAAATTGAATGCGGATTTAACCTATTCGTATAACTCGAAGGAAGTGGACGTGTATGAAAGTCCGAAGATGGGAGATGCGGAACTTTGTAGTCGACCCGTTGCCGGAACCGCCTTGACCGGAGGAGCCGAGGATGGAATGACACCCGTTTTATTTTGGCTTCCTTTTTGGGGAGAGGGTTGGCCTCGTTATATATTTACGGGAGGATGTCAGGGTCATAAAAGAACCGCAGGATCCGTCTTTCAGTATTTGGTCTTACCAAAGAAGAATTTTCCTCACAGAATGATTCTTCAGACCGCAAGAATCGGAGACACCGCATTGCTCGCCGTTCCTTTTGAAGTCACAAATGAATCCGGAAGAAGATTTTCAAACGCGGCTTTCGATGCACAAAAACAAAGAACTTCTAAGAGTAAGGAGAATATTATACAAACTTCGGTCTTGTCTTGTACAAACGGTTATTTCGGTTATGCGACAACTCCGGAAGAATATTCCAAACAACACTATGAAGGCGGACATACGATCTATGGACCGGGAACTCAGCCCTTTCTGCAAGCTCATCTCGCCGATCTTGTAAAACAAATGCCAGCGGAAGGAGGCAAAGAAAGTTTTCCGAGTTCTTGGGAATTTCAACTCGATACAAAACGGTATATGCCGGATAAAAAGGAAGCTCGCGGAAGTCGTGAATTAAAAGAAGCGCCGCGTTTGGTTCTCGCCGAAGAGAATTTAGAAAAACATTGGATCTTTCGTTATAAGGACGTGAATCCTTCTTTGATTCAATTTCATCAACCATTGATTTCGATTCAATATCGGGATGAAAAAGGAGAATGGAAGAATTTAGTGCAAGACGGAAAATTGATAAACGACTCAGGAACCGAGATCGATGTTCGTCTTCAAGAGGAATCTTCGGAAGGGATGGCGATCTATGAAGTACGGTGGTTCAATCCCGAATTTCATTCCAAGAGAAAGTATCGTTTTACAATCGCACCTCGCGGAAAAGAAAAAGACTTTTATTCTCCGGAATTTTGA
- a CDS encoding DUF4442 domain-containing protein: MNFWKRLRFYFFNFYPPYFGAGIRYKRIGKDLNHFRLIMKLHWWNRNLVGTHFGGSLYSMCDPFYMLILMENLGEDYIVWDKAATIRFISPGLGKVYAEFHIPHEEIKRIRKEADEKRKLDAFFQTKVYDEKTGKVVAELDKVVYVRRKEKIKKERLK; the protein is encoded by the coding sequence ATGAATTTTTGGAAACGACTTCGGTTTTATTTTTTCAACTTCTATCCTCCCTACTTTGGGGCGGGGATTCGATACAAACGAATCGGTAAGGATCTGAATCACTTTCGTCTGATTATGAAGCTTCACTGGTGGAATCGAAATTTAGTTGGAACCCATTTTGGCGGTTCCCTCTATTCTATGTGCGATCCGTTTTACATGTTGATTTTGATGGAGAATTTGGGAGAAGATTATATTGTTTGGGACAAGGCGGCGACGATCCGATTTATTAGTCCGGGTTTAGGAAAGGTCTACGCGGAATTTCATATTCCTCACGAAGAGATAAAGAGAATTCGCAAAGAAGCGGATGAAAAAAGAAAATTAGACGCATTCTTCCAAACCAAAGTTTACGATGAAAAAACGGGTAAAGTTGTTGCCGAGCTGGACAAGGTCGTTTACGTTCGGAGAAAGGAAAAAATCAAAAAGGAACGATTAAAATAA
- a CDS encoding TetR/AcrR family transcriptional regulator, with the protein MHSAEHWILAGLDLLYHKGEESLTIESLCKKLKLTKGSFYHHFKNREYFSQRLLNYWEKHFTDEIIRKAGEESTPQARLKLLRSLTLALPKNTERAIRSWAFRNPKVKKIQERVDSKRIAFLKNAYWELSKDRRQADQKAKLAYAIFVGVEMILPSLDEKEIKKLYFLF; encoded by the coding sequence ATGCATTCGGCGGAACACTGGATATTAGCTGGTTTGGATCTTCTTTATCACAAAGGAGAAGAGTCTCTTACGATTGAATCCTTATGCAAAAAATTAAAACTTACAAAAGGTTCTTTCTATCATCATTTTAAGAATCGAGAATATTTTTCGCAAAGGTTGTTGAATTACTGGGAAAAACATTTTACGGACGAGATCATTCGGAAGGCGGGAGAAGAATCGACTCCGCAAGCGAGGTTGAAACTTTTACGATCTCTTACGTTAGCGTTGCCGAAGAATACGGAGCGAGCGATCCGATCCTGGGCGTTTCGAAATCCTAAGGTAAAGAAAATTCAGGAGAGAGTTGATTCAAAAAGAATCGCTTTTTTGAAAAATGCATATTGGGAACTTTCCAAGGACCGTAGGCAAGCGGATCAGAAAGCTAAACTTGCCTACGCGATTTTTGTCGGAGTCGAAATGATTCTACCGAGTTTGGACGAAAAAGAGATTAAGAAACTCTATTTCTTATTTTAA